Proteins found in one Mucilaginibacter gracilis genomic segment:
- a CDS encoding S1 family peptidase, with protein MVNLFYLLIKKKKPVVVAFFIILCSPHFTLHAQSLQNDTYVDYDELMSNVLKNLKAAQAKTPFTGSASLRKQALLLPSDSKAPIRSLVKPGQKEMTAAQIIKDRRDGVLMIYKYYKATEKEPEKAQLYATASALTADGICVSNWHVFMGVVQPEETLAANDSVTFVVTLKGDVYPIQQILAFNKNADAAIFKINTGNAYLSPIPLGTELAVGETVHTLTNPEQYIYYYSKGVVARKTANHKIGAMGDRMEITADYAKGSSGGPILDDRGNMAGMVSTTHSIYAQDRPQVNLQMVIKTTIPAQSIRRLIQLE; from the coding sequence ATGGTCAATCTGTTTTATTTACTAATCAAAAAAAAGAAACCTGTTGTGGTTGCCTTTTTTATAATACTGTGCTCGCCGCATTTTACTTTGCATGCCCAAAGCCTGCAAAACGACACTTATGTTGATTATGACGAACTAATGAGTAATGTGCTTAAAAACCTTAAAGCGGCACAGGCAAAAACACCGTTTACCGGATCGGCGTCGCTGAGGAAACAAGCACTTTTATTGCCGTCTGATTCTAAGGCCCCCATACGGTCGTTGGTTAAACCCGGCCAAAAGGAAATGACAGCCGCCCAGATTATAAAAGACCGCAGGGATGGTGTTTTAATGATATATAAATATTATAAAGCTACCGAAAAAGAACCTGAAAAGGCACAGTTATACGCAACGGCCTCGGCACTTACCGCAGATGGTATTTGTGTATCCAACTGGCATGTTTTTATGGGCGTTGTTCAACCAGAAGAAACACTTGCCGCTAATGATAGCGTTACCTTTGTAGTAACCTTAAAAGGAGATGTTTACCCCATTCAACAGATTTTAGCATTTAATAAAAACGCGGATGCTGCAATTTTTAAAATCAATACTGGTAATGCTTACCTAAGCCCCATACCCTTGGGAACGGAGCTTGCCGTTGGCGAAACCGTTCACACGCTTACCAATCCGGAGCAATATATTTATTATTACAGCAAGGGTGTGGTAGCACGTAAAACAGCCAACCATAAAATTGGTGCAATGGGAGACCGGATGGAGATAACTGCCGACTATGCGAAGGGATCAAGCGGCGGTCCTATTTTGGATGACAGGGGTAACATGGCGGGCATGGTTTCTACCACGCACTCTATTTATGCACAAGATAGGCCACAGGTTAATTTGCAAATGGTAATTAAAACAACCATTCCGGCACAGTCCATCCGAAGGTTAATCCAATTAGAATAG
- a CDS encoding TlpA disulfide reductase family protein — protein MKKAIITLLAALPLSAAAQQQYTISGTVGKVKFPATAYVVYQERGQMKFDSATVQPGGKFIIKGTVSVPMKAFVMMGQNGEKLNSRPSPDQVGVYLENGVVEITTPDSLLRAKVGGTPLNKDQQDLVALLTPFKKTEAQMSAGLSKAEGNSQEQAQIQQAFESLALAKLQIQMGFIESHPNSLVSLNLLRSAVDPDKYPEKANTLFNGFSAELKASPAGQSYLNKIGKAKALTVGNIAPDFVLKNTKDQDISLASFKGKYVLVDFWASWCGPCRRENPNVVKAFEKYKTKNFTVLGVSLDGGEKAKEKWLAAIGKDGLNWEQVSDLEGWRSYVVQLYHINAIPANFLLDPSGKIIARDLRGEELEAKLATIL, from the coding sequence ATGAAAAAAGCAATAATAACGCTGCTCGCAGCATTACCCCTTAGCGCCGCCGCACAGCAACAATACACCATTAGCGGAACCGTAGGTAAAGTAAAATTCCCGGCCACTGCTTATGTGGTTTACCAGGAAAGAGGGCAAATGAAGTTTGACTCGGCTACCGTTCAGCCTGGTGGTAAATTTATTATTAAAGGCACCGTATCTGTCCCCATGAAGGCCTTTGTTATGATGGGGCAAAACGGCGAAAAATTAAACTCCAGACCAAGCCCCGATCAGGTGGGTGTTTATTTGGAAAACGGTGTTGTTGAAATAACCACACCCGATTCATTATTGAGAGCTAAGGTTGGCGGTACCCCTTTAAATAAAGACCAGCAGGACTTGGTTGCCTTGTTAACACCCTTTAAGAAAACAGAAGCTCAGATGAGCGCAGGCTTATCTAAAGCGGAGGGCAACAGCCAGGAGCAAGCGCAAATACAACAGGCATTTGAGAGCCTGGCCTTAGCAAAATTACAGATCCAGATGGGGTTTATAGAAAGTCACCCTAATTCGTTGGTGAGTTTAAATTTGCTGCGTAGCGCCGTCGATCCTGATAAATATCCTGAAAAAGCCAACACGCTGTTTAACGGCTTCAGTGCCGAGCTTAAAGCTTCGCCGGCAGGGCAGTCATATCTTAATAAAATTGGAAAGGCAAAAGCCTTAACTGTGGGTAACATAGCACCTGATTTTGTTTTGAAAAACACAAAAGATCAAGATATAAGCCTGGCGTCGTTTAAAGGTAAATACGTTCTGGTAGATTTTTGGGCAAGCTGGTGCGGGCCTTGCCGTAGAGAGAACCCCAATGTGGTTAAAGCATTTGAGAAATATAAGACTAAAAACTTTACTGTGCTTGGTGTATCGTTAGACGGAGGCGAAAAAGCGAAGGAAAAATGGTTGGCCGCTATCGGTAAAGATGGCTTAAACTGGGAGCAGGTATCTGACCTTGAAGGGTGGAGAAGCTACGTAGTTCAGCTATACCACATCAACGCTATACCAGCTAATTTTTTACTGGATCCATCAGGAAAAATAATTGCCAGAGACCTGCGTGGCGAAGAGCTTGAAGCAAAATTAGCAACCATACTTTAA